One window from the genome of Hydra vulgaris chromosome 02, alternate assembly HydraT2T_AEP encodes:
- the LOC136076260 gene encoding uncharacterized protein LOC136076260: protein MADEIDLSNINFNSLESKKSILLNKYSNPDINFYNNNEIIKNINPLYYNPNSKKLITLSKKHWNIINEVIGKKKLYRNLLPENLKINNNRIINKSLVAEALNQFFVNIGPTLSSNIETTQVSFDSCLTSTNTRSMSNYKLTENELLDAVSLLKPNKSLGFDDISSNVIINSIKHITIPLLHIFNLFLQQGVFPNNLKIAKVIPILKLGDPSDVANYRPISILSCFSKVL, encoded by the exons atggctgatGAAATTGATttatcaaacataaattttaactcATTAGAATCTAAAAagtcaatacttttaaataaatattctaatcccgatattaatttttataacaataacgaaataattaaaaatattaacccGTTATACTATAAcccaaattcaaaaaaattgataacg CTCTCAAAAAAACATTGGAATATTATTAATGAGGTaatcggaaaaaaaaaattatacagaaATTTACTTcctgaaaatcttaaaataaataataatcgtattataaataaatcctTAGTAGCTGAAGCTCTAAatcagttttttgtaaatatagggCCTACTTTATCATCAAATATAGAAACTACTCAAGTAAGTTTCGATTCATGCTTAACCTCAACCAACACTAGATCTATGTCCAATTATAAACTTACAGAAAATGAATTATTAGACGCAGTCTCTTTATTAAAGCCTAATAAAAGTTTAGGATTTGATGATATAAGTAGTAATGTCATTATCAATTCAATTAAACATATCACAATTCCACTATTGcacatttttaacttatttttacagCAAGGTGTTTTTCCTAATaacctaaaaattgcaaaagtcaTTCCAATATTAAAACTAGGTGATCCTTCTGATGTTGCCaattatagaccaatctcaatactttcttgtttttctaaagTATTATAG